Sequence from the Phragmites australis chromosome 11, lpPhrAust1.1, whole genome shotgun sequence genome:
CTTTAAGTAGACGTGTCTAGTTTCTTTAAACTTCTCCTCTTTTGGTTTACTACTTCACAGTTTGGTTTGGTCCGGTTTGGTTCACATTTCTTTTCAACGAAAAAGTTTGGTACTGTAGAGAGATGCTGTTCAACAACGATGGTGCTGTCTTGCCTTTTGTCCCTGTGAgagatcttttctttttttctttctgctgTGAGTATTTTTCTTAGAAAAAGGTTTTGTTTTTGGAGCATGGgctcccaagtcccaactgACTCGAGTAGTGGTTGTATGATGCAATCATTTGGAGGAATCAAAATCATTTGCTCTCTAGATCATGCACCCATGTCCTGTCCAACCATCACCTTGTGTTTCGCAACCACTTCTGTTTCATGCTTGCATTGAATTTCACCAAATTACTAGCTCTAGTATTCACTAAATCCCATCCATTTTAATTTTGATGatacttcaatttttttaacaagAACCGATTCTTGAATCTTGCCCAAGAGAGTGAAAGAAAGTAACAATATTTTGCATGGTTGATGGAGCAGAGCGTGGCGGAGCTGAAGCAGAGCCTGGTGGCGACGACGCTGGAGCTGGAAGCGGCCAAGGAggagctcaagaagaaggagcagaGCATCGGCAAGCTCGCCGACCTCGTCCGCCTGGTAGCCAAGGAGCGCGACGACGCGCGCGACCAGTTGcagcacctcctcctcgccgccaccCCTGCTGCGCCGGCGCCGCTCGTCACGTCCAGCGTCACCGACTCCGACTGCAGCCTCGTGTCATCCCCCGTCGACCCCTTCTTCGACCCCGTCACCTCCGCCGACAAGCGCTGCAAGCTCAGCCCGACcacgcctccccctccccccgccAGGCAGTGTCAACCCGGCGCCAGCGCCGACGCCGTGCTCGATATGCTCGCTAGCAAGAGGCCTCTGCCACAAAAGGGGAGGCTTCTGGCGGCCGTCATGGAGGCGGGGCCCCTGCTGCAGAACCTGCTTGTCGCCGGGCAGCTCCCGAGGTGGCGCAACCCGCCGACGGTGCACGCCCCTGACACGTTGCCCCTCGGCGCCCGTGCCGGATACGTCGGCGCGCCCCTGGCTGGTGGCGCCAACGCGGCGGCTGTTGTGGGCTACGGCAATGGCAACGCCTGCATGAAGCGGCCGATGGCGGCGATGTCGATGCCGCCGCTGACGCCCATGGCCGCCGCAAACTGCTCTCCGGGCTTCATAGCCAAGCGGCAGAGGCTGCACTGACAAAGGCGCTCCGGCCCAGTCGCTGACAGGCGGTCCCACTTGTCAGCGACAGGGGAATCACCATTATCCGTTGATGAGTGAAACATTTCATATCAGGGTGGTTAGCTGCTAACTGCATAGTAGTGTTATGGGAGTCATAGAGCTTACTAGAAGTATAAATAGGGTGATGATCAGGTTTCTATGAAGGAAATTATCTGACGTAACTATACCGTGACGTAGCCGCTGACACATAGGCTAACTCTCAATAAGTCTTGTGTGGTAGTTGGCATATGTGCCAACTCTCGGTGAGTCCCGTGTGTCAGCGATGACGTTATTCTGCAGTTACGTTAGAGAAACTTCCGTGCCTATGATAATGTGATGTGAATAGTAAGCAGGGCTTTacagtttttattttcttttccttcttttttttttttccattttgggCTTGCGAGTGTCTTAGTGAGGCTGTTCAGATAATATGATGTGAATAGCAAGCAGGGCTTCACAGttcttatgtttcttttttttttctttccatgtTGGGCTTGTGAGTGTCTTAGTGAGGCTGTTCATAGCTTGacatggtattagagccaaCATTTTCTTGCTTTGTGGTGAGGATTTTGGTTCAATCGACTTTCATGTCCGCAGCCCCTGGCTTGGCTGCACTGCTGGAGTCACAATTTATCCTTCAGTAGAGAGCTTGTTCTTGGTATGTtctctatatataaatatatactttCTTTGAGTCTCAAAATTTTCAGATTGATATGGAACTTTCAATTCGTCCAATGTTTTTTCAAAGTAACAATGCATGCTGATTTGAGACAGATAAAGCTTTGCTACCGGCATCCCGTGATGCAGAGGCCGGAATGCCTTTTCAGTTATCTAAAAATGAGACAGATAAAGCTATTGTAGGTTAAAAACTGAACAGTTTGCACAACCTTTTATTTTCAGAGCTAGAAGTAAACTCATACTGAAACTTATGGTTTGTTCATCAGCATTCAGCAATATACTAGCACGTCACAGTAGGTGCCAAAGTTTGGTTTAAGTGTTCCATTAACAAAGAATATTGTAAGcagaaaaaaacaaatattaatCCTATGCTAATGTTCGTCCCCAGACACGAGACTTGTTCCCATCTCTTTAATATACCTATGTAATGAGCAGAACATGGGTGACGAACTGGCGCCGAATTTAGGATGCGTTGAGCGGCTAAATGCATGCTTATCCCAACACCTTTTCAACACTAAGAACTCCCTCCAAGGAACCCTTCTTGACTATGCCAATTCTTTTTTAGTGTGCAAGAGAGAGCCCCCTAACTTCTGTCTTATGGACGACAAACTAGTTCTTAATCTTGGTAGCCTGCTAGGTCTCACATGTGCAGATTGAAGGAGGTTCTTGCTTCCTACTCATCATAAGCAAATGCAAGTAAACTTTAGCGAGTATAGATCGATATTTTCAACCCAAAATTGACAGCATGACAAGAATACTGATAACTTCACATGGATCACAGACAAGGAAGCGAGAAAGAACCCAGCTCATTCACAAAATACCTGGAAGTGCACTGCATACATGCATACAGCAAGCTCGAGAACTTTTTGCTTCCCTGAAACATGAAAAATCTTCCATTTCATTATAGAGGCAATCATAATTCGTCTGTGTAAGTACATAGATCATGAGCTGACGAGCCTTTGCAAATAAAAAGCGATGATACGAAAATAAAAGGATCTACTTACAAGGCACCATATCGCCACTAAAAGATACTTTCAGCA
This genomic interval carries:
- the LOC133885952 gene encoding uncharacterized protein LOC133885952 isoform X2, with amino-acid sequence MLFNNDGAVLPFVPSVAELKQSLVATTLELEAAKEELKKKEQSIGKLADLVRLVAKERDDARDQLQHLLLAATPAAPAPLVTSSVTDSDCSLVSSPVDPFFDPVTSADKRCKLSPTTPPPPPARQCQPGASADAVLDMLASKRPLPQKGRLLAAVMEAGPLLQNLLVAGQLPRWRNPPTVHAPDTLPLGARAGYVGAPLAGGANAAAVVGYGNGNACMKRPMAAMSMPPLTPMAAANCSPGFIAKRQRLH
- the LOC133885952 gene encoding uncharacterized protein LOC133885952 isoform X1, yielding MAMDPLPLFFGDGTDAALFSSLWSMQDDLQQPHQESVAELKQSLVATTLELEAAKEELKKKEQSIGKLADLVRLVAKERDDARDQLQHLLLAATPAAPAPLVTSSVTDSDCSLVSSPVDPFFDPVTSADKRCKLSPTTPPPPPARQCQPGASADAVLDMLASKRPLPQKGRLLAAVMEAGPLLQNLLVAGQLPRWRNPPTVHAPDTLPLGARAGYVGAPLAGGANAAAVVGYGNGNACMKRPMAAMSMPPLTPMAAANCSPGFIAKRQRLH